In one window of Gouania willdenowi chromosome 8, fGouWil2.1, whole genome shotgun sequence DNA:
- the eftud2 gene encoding 116 kDa U5 small nuclear ribonucleoprotein component produces MEADLYDEFGNYIGPELDSDDDDEDLEPEDQDIDEADEDDDDEPADADEDVPGMEVVLHEDKKYYPTAEEVYGSEVETIVQEEDTQPLTEPIIKPVRHRQFTLMEQELPATVYDMEFLADLMDGPELIRNVTLCGHLHHGKTCFVDCLIEQTHPEIRKRDDVDLRYTDILFTEQERGVGIKSTPVTMVLPDSRGKSYLFNIMDTPGHVNFSDEVTSSIRISDGVVLFIDAAEGVMLNTERLIKHAVQERMAITICINKVDRLIVELKLPPTDAYYKLRHIVDEVNGMLSTYSTDENMVVSPLLGNVCFASSQYSICFTLGSFAKIYSDTYGDINYNEFAKRLWGDIYFNPKTRKFTKKAPSSNSQRSFVEFILEPLYKILSQVVGDVDTSLPRVLDELGIHLTKEELKLNIRPLLRLVSNRFFGDFTGFVDMCVQHIPSPQEGAKIKIEHTYVGGLDSDLGEAMAECDPEGPLMCHTTKMYSTEDGVQFHAFGRVLSGTIQAGQPVKVLGENYTLEDEEDSQVCTVGRLWISVARYQIEVNRVPAGNWVLIEGCDQPIVKTATITEPRGNEEAQIFRPLKFNTASVIKIAVEPVNPSELPKMLDGLRKVNKSYPSLTTKVEESGEHVILGTGELYLDCVMHDLRKMYSEIDIKVADPVVTFCETVVETSSLKCFAETPNKKNKITMIAEPLEKGLAEDIENEVVQITWNRKKLGEFFQTKYDWDLLAARSIWAFGPDTTGPNILVDDTLPSEVDKTLLGSVKDGIVQGFQWGTREGPLCDEPIRNVKFKILDAVIAQEPLHRGGGQVIPTARRVVYSAFLMATPRLMEPYYFVEVQAPADCVSAVYTVLARRRGHVTQDAPIPGSPLYTIKAFIPAIDSFGFETDLRTHTQGQAFALSVFHHWQIVPGDPLDKSIVIRPLEPQPAPHLAREFMIKTRRRKGLSEDVSISKFFDDPMLLELAKQDVVLNYPM; encoded by the exons ATGGAGGCGGATTTATATGATGAGTTTGGGAACTACATTGGCCCAGAGCTAgattctgatgatgatgatgaagatctggAGCCTGAGGATCAGGATATAGACGAG GccgatgaagatgatgatgacgagCCTGCTGATGCAGACGAAGATGTCCCAGGCATGGAGGTTGTCCTGCATGAGGACAAGAAGTACTATCCAACAGCAGAGGAGGTTTATGGATCCGAGGTGGAAACGATTGTCCAGGAGGAAGATACTCAACCTCTCACAG AGCCCATCATCAAGCCTGTCAGACACAGACAGTTCACGCTGATGGAGCAGGAGTTACCCGCTACCGTTTACGACATGGA ATTTCTTGCAGACCTGATGGATGGACCAGAGCTGATCCGTAACGTTACTCTTTGTGGTCACCTTCACCATGGCAAG ACCTGCTTCGTGGACTGCTTAATTGAACAGACTCACCCAGAAATCAGGAAGCGAGATGATGTTGAC CTGCGGTACACAGACATCCTTTTTACAGAGCAGGAG AGAGGAGTTGGCATAAAAAGCACCCCCGTCACAATGGTTCTGCCCGACTCTAGAGGAAAGTCTTACCTCTTCAACATCATGGACACTCCAG GCCATGTTAATTTCTCTGATGAGGTTACGTCCAGCATTCGAATTTCAGATGGCGTCGTCCTCTTCATCGACGCAGCAGAAGGA GTGATGCTGAACACAGAGCGTCTGATTAAACATGCAGTCCAGGAGCGGATGGCTATCACTATCTGCATCAACAAGGTGGATCGACTGATTGTGGAGCTCAAGCTTCCCCCCACTGACGCTTACTATAAACTTCGGCACATTGTGGATGAAGTCAACGGAATGCTCAG CACATACTCAACAGATGAGAACATGGTGGTGTCGCCTCTCCTTGGAAATGTGTGCTTCGCCAGCTCTCAGTACAGCATCTGTTTTACTTTGGGTTCCTTTGCAAAGATCTACTCGGACACTTACG GTGACATCAACTACAACGAGTTTGCAAAGAGGCTTTGGGGAGACATTTACTTCAACCCCAAAAC gCGCAAGTTCACAAAGAAAGCTCCCAGCAGTAACTCCCAGCGCAGCTTTGTGGAATTTATCCTGGAGCCTCTTTACAAGATCCTCTCACAG GTGGTTGGGGATGTAGACACGTCCCTCCCTAGGGTTTTGGATGAGCTGGGGATCCACCTGACTAAAGAGGAGCTGAAGCTTAACATCAGACCTCTCCTGAGGCTCGTGTCGAACCGCTTTTTTGGAGATTTCACCG gTTTCGTGGACATGTGTGTGCAACACATTCCCTCACCACAAGAAGGTGCCAAGATAAAAATCGAGCACACCTATGTGGGTGGTTTGGACTCTGACTTGGGGGAGGCCATGGCAGAGTGTGATCCTGAA ggtCCTTTGATGTGTCACACTACTAAGATGTACAGCACAGAGGATGGCGTTCAGTTCCACGCATTTGGCCGAGTGCTGAGTGGGACCATTCAGGCTGGGCAGCCGGTAAAGGTTTTAGGAGAGAACTACACACTGGAAGATGAGGAAGACTCCCAGGTCTGCACTGTGGGTCGGCTCTGGATTTCAGTGGCCAG ATATCAGATTGAAGTGAATAGAGTCCCTGCCGGCAACTGGGTTCTAATTGAAGGCTGTGATCAACCAATCGTTAAGACCGCCACGATCACAGAACCAAGAGGGAATGAGGAG GCGCAGATCTTCCGGCCGCTAAAGTTTAACACAGCTTCGGTGATCAAGATCGCAGTAGAGCCGGTAAACCCGTCAGAACTGCCCAAAATGTTGGATGGGCTCAGAAAAGTCAACAAGAGCTACCCCTCTCTTACTACAAAG GTGGAGGAGTCCGGAGAGCATGTCATCCTCGGGACAGGGGAGCTTTATCTGGACTGTGTCATGCACGACCTAAGGAAGATGTACTCTGAGATAGACATCAAG GTGGCCGACCCTGTTGTGACTTTCTGTGAAACGGTTGTGGAAACGTCATCACTCAAATGCTTTGCCGAAACGCCCAACAAAAA GAACAAGATCACCATGATCGCTGAACCACTGGAGAAGGGGCTGGCTGAGGACATCGAGAACGAAGTGGTGCAGATCACTTGGAACAG GAAGAAACTGGGAGAGTTTTTCCAGACCAAGTACGACTGGGATCTGCTGGCTGCCAGGTCCATCTGGGCTTTTGGGCCCGACACCACAGGACCAAACATTCTGGTTGACGATACGCTGCCTTCTGAG GTGGATAAGACTCTCCTGGGTTCAGTCAAAGACGGCATCGTCCAAGGTTTCCAGTGGGGGACGAGGGAAGGACCGCTTTGTGATGAAC CCATCAGGAACGTAAAGTTTAAAATCCTAGATGCCGTCATAGCTCAGGAGCCTCTCCACAGAGGAGGTGGTCAGGTCATCCCAACGGCCAGAAGAGTCGTGTACTCTGCTTTCCTCATG GCCACTCCAAGGTTGATGGAGCCGTATTACTTTGTGGAGGTTCAGGCCCCAGCAGATTGTGTGTCTGCGGTTTACACTGTGCTGGCCCGAAGACG AGGCCACGTCACCCAGGATGCGCCTATACCAGGCTCTCCTCTCTACACCATCAAAGCCTTCATCCCGGCCATCGACTCTTTTGGCTTTGAGACTGACCTTCGCACACATACACAGGGTCAGGCCTTCGCTCTGTCCGTCTTTCATCACTGGCAG ATTGTTCCTGGTGACCCTCTGGACAAAAGCATCGTGATCAGACCACTGGAGCCACAGCCTGCGCCCCACCTAGCCAGAGAGTTCATGATAAAAACCCGAAGACGCAAG GGTCTCAGTGAAGACGTGAGCATCAGCAAGTTCTTCGATGACCCCATGTTGTTGGAGCTGGCAAAGCAAGACGTGGTTCTCAACTATCCCATGTGA